In a single window of the Micromonospora inositola genome:
- a CDS encoding carbohydrate ABC transporter permease, with the protein MTATTTGAVRERSLVGPPRRPRGTGYLYVLPAFLVYAAFLLYPLARSVQISFYDWDGLTLGRWIGLDNYADVLRNDDLRDAFGHALVLMVFYALVPLCVGLVLASILNRAKVRGLSFFRTVVFLPQVIAMVVVAVAWRRIYAPDGPLNSLLHAVGLGSLTRAWLGDYGAALPAVGFIGTWFETGLVTVLLLAGMSRISPELYDAVRIDGGGPVREFLTVTLPSVRGEIAVALTLTVIAALRTFDLVYVTTRGGPGTSTSVPSYEVYHRAFELGKVGSAAAIGVCLTIIIFVISFVITRVGDRDSTS; encoded by the coding sequence ATGACCGCGACGACAACGGGGGCGGTCCGCGAGCGCAGCCTCGTCGGACCGCCCCGCCGGCCCCGCGGGACCGGATACCTGTACGTCCTGCCTGCCTTCCTCGTGTACGCGGCGTTCCTGCTGTACCCGCTGGCCCGATCGGTCCAGATCTCGTTCTACGACTGGGACGGGCTGACCCTCGGCCGGTGGATTGGCCTCGACAACTACGCCGACGTGCTCAGGAACGACGATCTACGGGACGCCTTCGGGCACGCATTGGTGCTCATGGTGTTCTACGCGCTCGTGCCGTTGTGCGTCGGCCTCGTCCTGGCCTCGATCCTCAACCGCGCAAAAGTCCGTGGACTGTCGTTCTTCCGCACCGTGGTGTTCCTGCCCCAGGTCATCGCGATGGTGGTCGTCGCCGTGGCCTGGCGGCGCATCTACGCTCCTGATGGACCGCTGAACTCGCTGCTGCACGCGGTCGGTCTCGGCTCGCTCACCCGTGCCTGGCTGGGCGACTACGGTGCGGCCCTTCCGGCCGTCGGCTTCATCGGCACATGGTTCGAAACCGGTCTGGTGACCGTGCTGCTGCTCGCCGGCATGAGCCGCATCTCCCCAGAGCTGTACGATGCGGTGCGCATCGACGGAGGCGGTCCGGTCCGGGAGTTCCTCACCGTCACCCTACCGTCGGTTCGTGGCGAGATCGCTGTGGCGCTGACCCTCACGGTGATTGCCGCACTGCGGACGTTCGACCTGGTGTACGTGACAACCCGCGGCGGCCCGGGCACGTCGACGTCGGTGCCGTCGTACGAGGTGTATCACCGTGCGTTCGAGCTGGGGAAGGTTGGCTCGGCAGCCGCCATCGGGGTCTGCCTGACCATCATCATCTTCGTGATCTCCTTCGTGATCACCCGCGTCGGCGACAGGGACTCCACGTCATGA
- a CDS encoding transposase, which yields MIRTPPEAPRANSFAERWVGTVRRKCTDRTLIVGERHLAAVLAEYTTHYDGHRPHRSLGQQPPKPTPHVVDLNAARIQRRPILGGLINEYSQAA from the coding sequence GTGATCAGGACTCCGCCGGAGGCACCCCGGGCGAACTCATTCGCCGAACGATGGGTTGGCACCGTACGCCGGAAGTGCACCGACAGGACGCTCATCGTCGGCGAGCGCCACCTCGCGGCCGTCCTCGCCGAGTACACGACCCACTACGACGGCCACCGCCCACATCGATCGCTCGGCCAGCAGCCACCGAAACCTACGCCGCACGTCGTGGACCTGAACGCTGCCCGGATCCAACGGCGGCCGATTCTAGGCGGATTGATCAACGAGTATTCGCAGGCAGCGTAG
- a CDS encoding 6-phospho-beta-glucosidase, giving the protein MKLAILGGGGFRVPLVYSALLRDTSDRRIESVWLHDVAQDRLSAIGLVLSQMAAGHPGAPRVTTTTDLDEALNGADFVFSAIRVGGLAGRTSDERVALDLGLLGQETTGPGGVAYGMRTVPVAVHVAERVAAVSPGAWVINFTNPAGMITEAMQQVLGDRVVGICDSPIGLGRRAARALGHDPQRTSPDYLGLNHLGWLRGLSHEGADVLPQLIADDALLGTIEEGRLFGAEWIQSLGAIPNEYLYYYYFTRDAVRSIKGSAATRGEFLLNQQRRFYDAVVGSPQSAYQEWQRVRRERDATYMRESRHSDDERRDAADVEGGGYEGVALAIMAAIARNERSAMILNVRNGCTAPGLPPEAVVEVPCMVDADGPHPLATRPLVGHQLGLAQQVKAVEQLTIQAARTRSARLALEAFALHPLVDSVSTAHVLLDGYRQRIPDVDALFR; this is encoded by the coding sequence ATGAAGCTGGCGATTCTCGGCGGCGGCGGGTTCCGGGTGCCGCTGGTCTACAGTGCCCTCTTGCGCGACACGAGTGACCGGCGCATTGAGTCCGTGTGGCTGCATGACGTCGCGCAGGACAGGCTCTCGGCGATCGGGCTCGTGCTGAGCCAGATGGCAGCAGGCCACCCGGGTGCTCCCCGAGTCACGACCACCACGGACCTGGACGAGGCGCTGAACGGCGCAGATTTCGTGTTCTCCGCCATCCGCGTCGGCGGCCTCGCCGGGCGCACCTCGGACGAGCGGGTAGCGCTCGACCTGGGGCTGCTCGGGCAGGAGACGACCGGCCCGGGCGGCGTGGCCTACGGAATGCGCACCGTACCGGTCGCGGTACACGTCGCCGAACGTGTGGCAGCGGTGAGCCCGGGAGCATGGGTCATCAACTTCACCAACCCGGCCGGCATGATCACCGAGGCCATGCAGCAGGTGCTGGGCGACCGGGTCGTGGGCATCTGCGACTCCCCCATCGGGCTGGGCCGCAGGGCTGCTCGCGCTCTGGGACACGACCCGCAGCGGACGTCGCCAGACTACCTCGGCCTGAACCACCTTGGCTGGCTCCGCGGTCTGAGCCACGAGGGTGCCGACGTTCTGCCCCAACTGATCGCCGACGACGCCCTGCTGGGGACCATCGAGGAAGGGCGGCTCTTCGGCGCCGAGTGGATCCAGTCCCTCGGCGCGATCCCAAATGAGTACCTGTACTACTACTACTTCACCCGCGACGCGGTGAGATCGATCAAGGGCAGCGCGGCCACGCGCGGGGAGTTCCTGCTCAACCAGCAGCGCCGCTTCTACGACGCCGTCGTCGGCAGCCCGCAGTCCGCGTACCAGGAATGGCAGCGCGTGCGCCGGGAGCGCGACGCGACGTACATGAGGGAGAGCCGGCACTCCGACGACGAGCGGCGCGATGCGGCCGACGTCGAGGGTGGTGGCTACGAGGGGGTGGCGCTGGCCATCATGGCAGCCATCGCCCGCAACGAGCGCAGCGCCATGATCCTCAACGTTCGCAACGGTTGCACCGCGCCCGGGCTGCCTCCGGAAGCGGTCGTCGAAGTGCCGTGCATGGTGGACGCCGACGGCCCCCACCCGTTGGCGACGCGCCCGCTCGTGGGTCACCAGCTCGGGCTCGCGCAGCAGGTCAAGGCGGTCGAGCAACTCACGATCCAGGCGGCGCGGACGCGGTCGGCGCGCCTGGCTCTCGAGGCGTTCGCATTGCATCCCCTCGTGGACTCGGTGTCCACCGCTCACGTGCTCCTCGACGGCTACCGGCAGCGCATCCCCGACGTGGATGCGCTCTTCCGCTGA
- a CDS encoding PIG-L family deacetylase, producing MKMSRRVSALVTAALLTALSVVAAGQSAHAAETPPQAYHADSSVKINVMGEWAHPDDDTSIIGPCGVWHQRYGIKCGIIMVTRGEGGGNAVGQELGPDLGLRRENEDRVAHYRSGTVDIFNLDRVDFFYNQSAPLTQSFWGHEETLRRITRIIRMTQPDVYIGFTPTLGAGHGNHQQAGRFIWEGVLAAADPHMFPEQLTGPNALSTWQVKKVFSGGSTAGTGGTTTAANCTTGFVPTPGTNLDTVAGVWTGFDSPYLWPAGNLQGKPAGTPKIWQQVADEGRLAYPTQSRVMYQGSSNPACPRFGMTESFVPFQPNLRPDGSPNPPAGSDDALLSGATRPDPGGLPLGTLEYLTFSRFYNVASTPFQATLHLQSPQGKMPGGQVALTVPSGWTVDGPKTVGTISDKAETTVTFTVTPAADAGVNQNHRISALFSSGTRTGYTDKVVRIVTPVEGRFQRWGNWAEYDRWLSETAPQAARLGRSAAIQRIGVGGTQEVPVVVHNWSATPQSGQVSLTLPANLTADAASKDYGPLGPGAETTVTFTLTNTDTSLPANQQVSVPITTTYSSPAGAGSEALALSIAPTTAIPSVATGPVVDGVASGEEYPGPRLDIGRIWQGASGCTGTADCGVSGTSDPDSSYATVSRSDDALYFFIHVRDDYQSYAVTPAECVGHWQADSVEILLDPRGTASQDLKDTANTFKLGVFPFTNDPQNTNGNGANAPCWERDADNHQGYSTGPLANTVSDAPNAPGVQVASTARWVGSNSTTVDHAYTGGGYDLEVKIPMADLPAAVDPAHLGLNITPYDNDNTAAAGTTTLRHIDMSTRLGWSAFGSVQSDPYRWGQAIVPGYTPPAGRPVTAPPPNVSNPNLNGATSPQTIWQSARNGVPISGRVPAPADHRIRISSPALTSTSATFDITASGPGTARVFLWTADVGAIPVYQTSCPLAADPPPDYGLTPCAVSDGGIPPWSPDMSGHVVKQVSVDVHAGLKRVSIPLDAGAPFPERALVSFETPRDEVQAFDVPLGR from the coding sequence ATGAAGATGTCGCGCAGAGTCTCTGCGCTGGTGACGGCCGCTCTTCTCACTGCGCTCAGCGTGGTCGCGGCAGGCCAGTCCGCGCATGCCGCCGAGACTCCACCTCAGGCATACCACGCGGACAGTTCGGTCAAGATCAACGTGATGGGTGAGTGGGCCCACCCCGACGACGACACGAGCATCATCGGGCCGTGTGGGGTATGGCACCAGCGCTACGGCATCAAGTGCGGGATCATCATGGTCACGCGCGGCGAGGGCGGCGGAAACGCCGTCGGCCAGGAACTCGGCCCCGACCTCGGGTTGCGACGTGAGAACGAGGACCGGGTGGCGCACTACCGCTCCGGCACGGTCGACATCTTCAACCTCGACCGGGTGGACTTCTTCTACAACCAGAGCGCCCCGCTCACTCAGAGCTTCTGGGGCCACGAGGAGACGCTGCGCCGGATCACCCGGATCATCCGGATGACCCAGCCCGACGTGTACATAGGCTTCACCCCGACCCTCGGCGCCGGTCACGGCAACCACCAGCAGGCGGGACGCTTCATCTGGGAAGGCGTCCTCGCGGCGGCGGACCCGCACATGTTCCCCGAGCAGCTCACCGGGCCGAACGCGTTGAGCACCTGGCAGGTCAAGAAGGTCTTCTCCGGCGGCAGCACAGCGGGGACCGGCGGAACGACGACCGCCGCCAACTGCACCACCGGCTTCGTCCCGACCCCCGGCACCAACCTCGACACCGTCGCCGGCGTGTGGACCGGCTTCGACTCGCCGTACCTGTGGCCGGCGGGCAACCTCCAGGGCAAGCCCGCGGGCACCCCGAAGATCTGGCAACAGGTCGCCGACGAAGGACGACTGGCCTACCCGACCCAGAGCAGGGTGATGTACCAAGGCAGCTCGAACCCCGCGTGCCCACGCTTCGGCATGACCGAGTCGTTCGTGCCGTTCCAGCCGAACCTGCGTCCTGACGGGTCGCCCAACCCCCCGGCCGGCAGCGACGACGCCCTCCTCAGCGGCGCGACCAGGCCCGACCCTGGCGGTCTGCCGCTGGGCACACTGGAGTATCTGACCTTCTCGCGCTTCTACAATGTGGCCTCGACGCCGTTCCAGGCGACCCTGCACCTGCAGTCGCCGCAGGGGAAGATGCCCGGCGGCCAGGTGGCGCTGACCGTGCCGAGCGGCTGGACAGTCGACGGTCCCAAGACCGTCGGGACCATCTCGGACAAGGCCGAGACCACCGTGACCTTCACCGTCACACCCGCGGCCGACGCCGGGGTCAACCAGAACCACAGGATCTCCGCGCTGTTCTCCAGCGGCACCAGGACGGGGTACACGGACAAGGTCGTGCGCATCGTCACCCCGGTCGAGGGCCGGTTCCAGCGGTGGGGCAACTGGGCGGAGTACGATCGGTGGCTCAGCGAGACGGCCCCGCAGGCCGCACGCCTTGGCCGGTCCGCCGCGATCCAACGTATCGGCGTCGGCGGCACCCAAGAGGTGCCGGTGGTCGTGCACAACTGGTCCGCCACGCCGCAGAGCGGGCAGGTCTCCCTGACGCTGCCCGCCAACCTGACCGCCGACGCGGCGTCCAAGGATTACGGTCCCCTCGGCCCCGGCGCGGAGACGACCGTGACGTTCACGCTCACCAACACCGACACGTCGCTGCCGGCGAACCAGCAGGTGTCCGTCCCCATCACGACCACGTACAGCTCGCCGGCCGGCGCAGGAAGCGAGGCCCTCGCCCTGAGCATCGCTCCCACCACCGCCATCCCGTCGGTCGCGACGGGACCTGTCGTGGACGGCGTCGCCTCCGGCGAGGAGTACCCGGGGCCGCGGCTGGACATCGGCCGGATCTGGCAGGGCGCCTCAGGCTGCACCGGAACTGCCGACTGCGGTGTCTCCGGCACCTCGGACCCCGACAGCAGCTATGCCACGGTGAGCCGCTCGGACGACGCGCTGTACTTCTTCATCCACGTCCGCGACGACTACCAGTCGTACGCGGTGACGCCCGCTGAGTGCGTCGGTCACTGGCAGGCGGACTCCGTCGAGATCCTCCTCGACCCGCGAGGGACCGCCTCCCAGGACCTGAAGGACACCGCCAACACGTTCAAACTGGGCGTGTTCCCGTTCACCAACGACCCGCAGAACACCAACGGCAACGGCGCCAACGCCCCCTGTTGGGAGCGCGATGCCGACAACCATCAGGGCTATTCGACCGGCCCCCTGGCCAACACGGTCAGCGACGCCCCCAACGCGCCCGGCGTCCAGGTGGCCTCCACCGCCCGTTGGGTCGGCTCGAACAGCACCACCGTCGACCACGCCTACACCGGCGGTGGGTACGACCTAGAGGTGAAGATTCCCATGGCGGACCTTCCCGCCGCAGTCGACCCGGCTCACCTGGGCCTCAACATCACCCCGTACGACAACGACAACACCGCCGCGGCCGGCACGACCACGCTTCGCCACATCGATATGAGCACCCGGCTCGGCTGGTCGGCGTTCGGCAGCGTCCAGTCCGACCCGTACCGCTGGGGGCAGGCGATCGTGCCGGGGTACACCCCACCCGCCGGACGACCGGTGACGGCGCCCCCGCCGAACGTCTCCAACCCCAACCTCAACGGCGCCACCTCACCGCAGACCATCTGGCAGTCAGCCCGCAACGGCGTCCCGATCTCCGGGCGGGTGCCGGCCCCCGCCGATCACCGGATCAGGATCAGCAGCCCTGCACTGACCTCGACCTCAGCGACCTTCGACATCACCGCGAGCGGGCCGGGGACAGCCCGGGTGTTCCTCTGGACCGCGGACGTCGGAGCGATCCCGGTGTACCAGACCAGCTGTCCGCTCGCGGCCGACCCCCCGCCGGACTACGGCCTGACCCCCTGCGCCGTGTCGGACGGTGGCATCCCGCCGTGGTCGCCGGACATGAGCGGTCACGTGGTCAAGCAGGTCAGCGTCGACGTCCACGCCGGACTCAAGCGGGTCAGCATCCCGCTGGACGCCGGGGCGCCCTTCCCCGAGCGGGCGCTCGTCTCTTTCGAGACGCCACGGGACGAGGTCCAGGCCTTTGACGTACCGCTGGGCCGGTGA
- a CDS encoding integrase core domain-containing protein produces MTAHPTGAWVAQQARNLLMDFDQRVTSLRFLLRDRDTKFTAAFDAVFAAEGIDVIKTSPQAPRANSFAERWVGTVRRECTDRILTVGERHLATVLAGYTSHYNDHRPHRSLGQRPPNPPPHIVDLVAARIKRRPILGGLINGYSQAA; encoded by the coding sequence GTGACGGCGCATCCGACCGGCGCCTGGGTCGCGCAGCAGGCGCGGAACCTGCTGATGGACTTCGACCAGCGGGTGACCAGCTTGCGGTTCCTGCTACGCGACCGCGACACGAAATTCACCGCGGCCTTCGATGCGGTGTTCGCCGCGGAAGGTATCGACGTGATCAAGACTTCGCCCCAGGCACCGAGAGCCAACTCATTCGCCGAGCGCTGGGTGGGCACTGTACGCCGCGAATGCACCGACCGGATACTCACCGTCGGCGAGCGCCACCTGGCGACCGTACTTGCCGGATACACGTCGCACTACAACGATCACCGCCCGCACCGTTCGCTGGGACAGCGGCCACCCAATCCGCCACCGCACATCGTGGACTTGGTCGCTGCTCGGATCAAACGACGCCCGATCCTGGGTGGATTGATCAATGGGTATTCGCAGGCAGCGTAG
- a CDS encoding carbohydrate ABC transporter permease, whose product MISRAERSANYVILVLFAAFALAPIGTVLAAALAPDDAPGSGSGSAASIAGLHVGNFATAWQVGHFGTYLRMSLLVSVFVVTVSVILSILSGYALGTMRFRGSTMLFYAFLLGIMMPSEAIVVPLYFDLRTLGLTDTFWAVALPQVAQSVAFGTFWMRAYFRTSSRALVEAARMDGASTRTILWRVLVPIAWPAVITLIVLTFMWTWNEFLVPLVMVTAESLRTAPLGLAFFQGQYTQGFTLLAAGAVIVATPVALLYLFLQRKFIAGMLEGAVRE is encoded by the coding sequence ATGATCTCCCGTGCGGAGCGCTCCGCGAACTACGTCATCCTGGTCTTGTTCGCCGCCTTCGCGCTCGCCCCGATCGGGACCGTCCTGGCCGCTGCGTTGGCCCCGGACGACGCCCCCGGCAGCGGGTCCGGCAGTGCCGCCAGCATCGCCGGGTTGCACGTCGGCAACTTCGCAACGGCCTGGCAGGTCGGGCACTTCGGCACGTACCTGCGGATGAGTCTGCTGGTGTCGGTGTTCGTCGTCACGGTCAGCGTGATCCTGTCCATCCTCAGTGGATACGCGTTGGGAACGATGCGTTTCCGCGGCTCGACGATGCTGTTCTACGCCTTCCTTCTCGGCATCATGATGCCCAGCGAGGCCATCGTCGTGCCGTTGTACTTCGACCTGAGGACGCTGGGTCTCACCGACACGTTCTGGGCAGTGGCCCTGCCCCAGGTAGCCCAGTCGGTCGCGTTCGGCACGTTCTGGATGCGGGCGTACTTCCGTACCAGCAGTCGGGCACTGGTCGAGGCTGCGCGCATGGACGGAGCCTCGACTCGCACCATCCTGTGGCGGGTGCTCGTCCCAATCGCCTGGCCCGCCGTCATCACCCTGATCGTCCTGACGTTCATGTGGACCTGGAACGAGTTCCTCGTCCCCCTGGTCATGGTGACCGCCGAGTCGCTGCGCACCGCACCGCTCGGGCTGGCGTTCTTCCAGGGCCAGTACACCCAGGGGTTCACGCTGCTGGCAGCCGGCGCCGTGATCGTCGCGACGCCGGTCGCCCTGCTCTACCTCTTCCTGCAGCGCAAATTCATCGCGGGCATGCTCGAGGGCGCAGTCAGGGAGTAA
- a CDS encoding extracellular solute-binding protein: protein MTTDAAKLGNVTLIVWDQEVRGGQAAQMEQLNKDFQAKYPNIKIQRVSRSFDDLKTTLRLALSGNEAPDVVEANNGRSDMGEFVKAGQLLPLNAYAAAYGWDRRYPESVRQYSSYSPDGRTFGEGNLYGLPQVGEVVGIFYNAKKLAEFGLQPPKSWSDLESAMATAKARGQVPMMLGNLDKWPAIHVFGTIQGRSTSPDDIKTLAFGRKGASWKTPDNLKAAQELVDWVDKGYFEPGFNGTGYDPAWQAFSKGKGVFLIGGTWLQADLAKAMGSDVAFMLPPAVNAGDKPVATGGTGLPFAITAKSKHPDAAAAYINFITSEQAMKVLTNTGNLPVADTSSQAVGGGLQKDVFTAFGDIVKADGLVPYLDYATPTMYDSVTASLQDLLAKKKTPEQFLDSLQKDYGDFSTSNG from the coding sequence GTGACCACCGACGCGGCCAAGTTGGGCAACGTCACCCTGATCGTCTGGGACCAGGAGGTCCGCGGTGGACAGGCCGCGCAGATGGAGCAACTCAACAAGGACTTCCAGGCCAAGTACCCCAACATCAAGATCCAGCGCGTGTCCCGTTCCTTCGATGACCTGAAGACCACCCTCCGGCTGGCGCTCAGCGGCAACGAGGCCCCTGACGTCGTAGAGGCCAACAACGGGCGCTCTGACATGGGCGAGTTCGTCAAGGCCGGGCAGTTGCTTCCGCTCAACGCGTACGCCGCCGCCTACGGCTGGGACCGCAGATACCCCGAGTCGGTGCGCCAGTACTCGTCGTACAGCCCGGACGGCAGGACCTTCGGGGAGGGCAACCTCTACGGGCTACCCCAGGTGGGCGAGGTGGTCGGCATCTTCTACAACGCAAAGAAGCTCGCCGAGTTCGGCCTCCAGCCACCCAAGAGCTGGTCCGACCTCGAGAGCGCGATGGCTACCGCCAAGGCCAGAGGCCAGGTTCCGATGATGCTCGGCAACCTCGACAAGTGGCCGGCAATCCACGTGTTCGGCACGATCCAGGGCCGCTCCACCTCGCCCGACGACATCAAGACGCTGGCCTTCGGCCGCAAGGGCGCGTCGTGGAAGACTCCCGACAATCTCAAAGCGGCCCAGGAACTGGTCGACTGGGTCGACAAGGGCTACTTCGAGCCAGGCTTCAACGGAACGGGCTACGACCCCGCCTGGCAGGCGTTCAGCAAGGGCAAGGGCGTCTTCCTCATCGGAGGGACGTGGCTGCAGGCCGACCTCGCCAAGGCCATGGGTTCCGACGTGGCGTTCATGCTGCCGCCGGCGGTGAACGCCGGTGACAAGCCGGTGGCCACCGGTGGCACCGGGCTGCCGTTCGCCATCACCGCCAAGAGCAAGCACCCCGACGCGGCCGCCGCCTACATCAACTTCATCACCAGCGAGCAGGCCATGAAGGTGCTCACCAACACCGGCAATCTGCCAGTTGCCGACACATCGAGCCAGGCCGTTGGCGGCGGACTGCAGAAGGATGTCTTCACCGCCTTCGGAGACATCGTCAAGGCGGACGGGCTCGTGCCGTACCTGGACTACGCGACGCCGACGATGTATGACAGCGTCACCGCCTCGCTGCAGGATCTGCTGGCCAAGAAGAAGACGCCGGAGCAGTTCCTGGACTCGTTGCAGAAGGACTACGGCGACTTCTCCACATCCAACGGCTGA
- a CDS encoding DeoR/GlpR family DNA-binding transcription regulator, with protein MRHQRQLEIVRRLRVNGAISVEELAASLGVSAATVRRDLQRLQSEGKLTRVHGGAHLPSFVTEDADVDRPFALVATVDAADKRAVARAAAAMVRDGDMVLLDIGTTTQLLAQELRGRRVTIVTASLAVLDVLRDDNAVELVLLGGLVRRAYHSLVGVITEDTLRQLHADIAFIGASGVRSDGSVLDTTLVEVPVKRGLIAASSRTVLLTDRHKYPGTGTLRVCGVGDLDAIVTNAGADTDMFELCTRSGVEVVVA; from the coding sequence GTGCGTCATCAACGCCAGCTTGAGATTGTGCGGCGGCTACGGGTCAACGGCGCCATCTCGGTCGAGGAGCTCGCCGCGTCGCTGGGCGTCAGCGCGGCGACCGTTCGCCGCGACCTGCAACGGCTGCAGTCCGAGGGCAAGCTCACCCGGGTCCACGGGGGCGCGCACCTTCCGTCCTTCGTTACCGAGGACGCCGACGTCGACCGGCCGTTCGCCCTGGTCGCCACCGTCGACGCGGCGGACAAGCGGGCGGTTGCCCGGGCAGCGGCCGCCATGGTGCGGGACGGGGACATGGTCCTGCTCGACATTGGAACGACAACGCAGCTCCTGGCCCAGGAGCTGCGGGGCCGGCGGGTCACGATCGTCACCGCCAGCCTCGCGGTTCTGGACGTCCTGCGTGATGACAACGCGGTCGAGCTCGTCCTCCTCGGAGGTCTGGTGCGCCGCGCATATCACTCCCTGGTCGGTGTCATCACCGAGGACACGCTCCGGCAGCTCCACGCCGACATCGCCTTCATCGGGGCCAGTGGGGTCCGGTCCGACGGCTCGGTCCTCGACACGACCCTGGTGGAGGTTCCTGTGAAGCGCGGTCTGATCGCCGCCTCCAGCCGCACCGTCCTCCTGACGGACCGGCACAAGTATCCGGGCACGGGAACCCTTCGGGTGTGCGGGGTCGGCGACCTGGACGCCATCGTCACCAATGCGGGCGCCGACACCGACATGTTCGAGCTGTGTACCCGGTCCGGGGTGGAGGTGGTGGTCGCATGA
- a CDS encoding PfkB family carbohydrate kinase has protein sequence MTDVVYDPLAAQRTADGPDFDVLLSGTVFLDIIFTGLKTMPSAGTEVWAGGMGSCPGGIANLAVASSRLGLRTSLAAAFGDDDYADFCWRTLAEQEGVDLSRSRRFDAWHSPVTVSMAVDRDRSMVTHGHPAPISGNEMIGVPPRARAVMVDLGHDVACGTDEPTWVEVARTQGALVFGDVGWDPTGEWSPRLLDQLAGCDAFLPNAPEAMAYTRTETPNDALYALADVVPLAVVTNGAQGALAIDGTTGEEAQMPALRVPALDPTGAGDVFAAGLVVGTLAGWSLRNRLAFAIMCSGLAVQQFGGSLAAPGWGDIADWWHALRDSLGGGSYMASLRRRYEFLEQIVPTVPLGGVHRAAATIARHADVEGRQLMPRPRPDAVQGVHPPSPRSRR, from the coding sequence GTGACGGATGTCGTCTACGACCCGCTCGCCGCTCAGCGGACCGCGGATGGCCCGGATTTTGACGTACTCCTGAGCGGCACGGTCTTCCTCGACATCATCTTCACCGGCCTGAAGACCATGCCGTCGGCTGGGACTGAGGTGTGGGCGGGCGGCATGGGCTCCTGCCCGGGCGGGATCGCCAACCTCGCCGTCGCGTCAAGTCGGCTGGGTCTGCGTACCTCCCTGGCAGCGGCCTTCGGCGACGACGACTACGCCGACTTCTGCTGGCGCACCCTCGCTGAGCAGGAAGGCGTCGATCTCAGTCGTTCGCGTCGTTTTGATGCCTGGCACTCCCCGGTCACCGTCTCCATGGCCGTCGATCGCGACCGCAGCATGGTCACTCATGGCCACCCGGCGCCCATATCCGGCAACGAGATGATCGGGGTGCCGCCGCGAGCGCGTGCGGTCATGGTCGACCTCGGCCACGACGTGGCCTGCGGGACGGACGAGCCCACGTGGGTCGAGGTCGCCCGCACTCAGGGCGCGCTCGTGTTCGGTGACGTCGGCTGGGACCCCACCGGCGAGTGGTCGCCCAGGCTCCTGGACCAGCTTGCCGGATGCGACGCGTTCCTCCCCAACGCCCCCGAAGCGATGGCCTACACCCGGACCGAGACCCCCAACGACGCGCTGTACGCCTTGGCGGACGTGGTTCCCCTGGCGGTGGTGACCAATGGCGCGCAGGGTGCGCTGGCGATCGACGGGACGACGGGCGAGGAGGCGCAGATGCCTGCGTTGCGGGTGCCGGCGCTCGACCCGACCGGAGCGGGCGACGTCTTCGCTGCCGGACTGGTCGTCGGCACGCTCGCCGGGTGGTCACTTCGCAACCGGTTGGCCTTCGCCATCATGTGTTCGGGCCTGGCGGTGCAGCAGTTCGGTGGCTCCCTTGCCGCGCCGGGCTGGGGCGACATCGCCGACTGGTGGCATGCGCTGCGCGACAGCCTCGGCGGCGGCTCGTACATGGCGTCGTTGCGCCGGCGCTACGAGTTCCTTGAGCAGATTGTGCCCACGGTGCCGCTCGGTGGGGTCCACCGCGCCGCAGCCACCATCGCGCGTCACGCGGACGTGGAGGGGCGCCAGCTCATGCCCCGGCCACGCCCAGATGCTGTGCAGGGCGTCCATCCACCCTCACCAAGGAGCAGGAGATGA